A portion of the Stigmatella aurantiaca DW4/3-1 genome contains these proteins:
- a CDS encoding nicotinate-nicotinamide nucleotide adenylyltransferase, translating to MKVALLGGSFNPPHVGHLLAALYVRSTQQVDEVWLMPAYQHPFGKALAPFEHRLRMCEVMCEETSGWLKTNSVERVLGEQGGSGRTVDTLSFLLECNPTIRFSLIIGSDILKDLPHWKSYDRIERMAQVLVLYRAGYPAPGTIGPPLAEVSSTQIRDMLARGEEPVELVPGGVLDYAREMGLYGLGQAGAAG from the coding sequence GTGAAAGTCGCGCTCCTTGGTGGGTCCTTCAATCCCCCCCACGTGGGCCATCTGCTGGCGGCCCTCTACGTGCGCTCCACCCAGCAAGTGGATGAGGTGTGGCTGATGCCGGCCTACCAGCACCCCTTCGGGAAGGCCCTGGCCCCCTTCGAGCACCGCCTGAGGATGTGCGAGGTGATGTGCGAGGAGACCTCGGGCTGGCTGAAGACGAACTCCGTGGAGCGGGTGCTCGGAGAGCAAGGGGGGAGCGGACGCACCGTGGACACCCTCAGCTTTCTCTTGGAGTGCAACCCCACGATTCGCTTCTCGCTCATCATCGGCTCGGACATCTTGAAGGACCTTCCCCACTGGAAGTCCTATGACCGCATCGAGCGGATGGCGCAGGTGCTGGTGCTGTACCGGGCGGGGTACCCGGCACCGGGGACGATTGGCCCTCCGCTGGCCGAGGTCTCCTCCACGCAAATCCGCGACATGCTGGCGCGGGGCGAGGAGCCCGTGGAGCTGGTGCCCGGTGGGGTGCTCGACTACGCCCGAGAGATGGGCCTCTATGGCCTGGGCCAGGCGGGCGCGGCGGGCTGA
- a CDS encoding endonuclease MutS2, producing the protein MSVQIAQRTLEDLGFAEVLRALAHRCRTAPGKERALARPFLDSEEQVSEALALVAETRRLAQEQFSLPLGGVSDLREAVNRASKGGMLEPRDLIASAQLLYAFARTRDALEEREETVPILATLGRRLPMLEALAARIDRSFEPDGTISDRASPDLKEARDRASGLHRRIKSRLDELLHDEAFLPKLRENYYTLRNGRYVVPVVSNYRGEVPGIVHNASQTGQTLFIEPQAMVGLGNDLAIAQSVVAEEERRILQELSNQLGKEATRVQEGLDAVAVLDEAEAVALLSADLDAQTPVFVGVEEMALRLVRHPLLALKGTEVVPNDVVLSGQARALVVSGPNAGGKTVTLTAVGLCSLMLRCGLPIPVADGSRMPLYRSVHSTVGDAQDLSQGLSTFSAHVVMLRDIAAAVGKDSLVLIDEIAADTDPREGAAIAIAVLEELLDKGAVVLVTTHLEELKALAHMDPRFLNARVGFDAKRMAPTYRLQLGASGASSAIDVAARMGLPERICQRARDLSLNAGGPLAKALAAAEEERRKLNEELDRAKAAAEAAEKLRKELEAQKLAFERDRKEKMMRFNEDVEAASEHAAAEVRDLLQKLRAQSNEKAAQEARVALQQRAEEAGKRAKEARAELYQVVAPAPPTLKVGAWVRHSGFDKDVEILELNGDEALVAAGILKMRVPTSELSGSRTAKPQQKFPERNRHEAAMKKASAAAPAEVQATNFRCDVRGMRTDDALAEMERFFDQGMRSGEEAALIIHGHGTGALKQAIRDYLTNSPYVRMFRPGESHEGGDGVTVVALRA; encoded by the coding sequence ATGTCCGTGCAGATTGCCCAAAGAACACTCGAGGATCTCGGCTTCGCGGAGGTGCTCCGCGCCCTGGCCCACCGCTGTCGGACCGCGCCCGGAAAAGAGCGCGCCCTGGCCCGCCCCTTCCTGGACTCCGAGGAACAGGTGTCGGAAGCCCTGGCGCTCGTCGCCGAAACCCGGCGCCTGGCCCAGGAGCAGTTCTCCCTCCCCCTGGGCGGCGTCAGTGACCTGAGGGAGGCGGTGAACCGCGCCTCCAAGGGAGGCATGCTGGAGCCCCGGGATCTCATCGCCTCCGCCCAGCTCCTGTACGCCTTTGCCCGCACCCGCGATGCGCTGGAGGAGCGGGAGGAGACCGTTCCCATCCTGGCGACCCTCGGCCGCCGGCTGCCCATGCTGGAAGCCCTGGCGGCCCGCATCGATCGCAGCTTCGAGCCCGACGGGACGATCTCCGACCGGGCCAGCCCGGACCTGAAGGAAGCCCGGGATCGCGCCAGCGGGCTGCACCGCCGCATCAAGAGCCGGCTGGACGAGCTGCTGCACGACGAGGCCTTCCTGCCGAAGCTGCGCGAGAACTACTACACCCTGCGCAACGGCCGGTACGTGGTGCCCGTGGTCTCCAACTACCGCGGGGAAGTGCCCGGCATCGTCCACAACGCGAGCCAGACGGGGCAGACGCTCTTCATCGAGCCCCAGGCCATGGTCGGACTGGGCAACGATCTGGCCATTGCCCAATCGGTGGTGGCCGAGGAGGAGCGGCGCATCCTCCAGGAGCTGTCGAACCAGCTCGGCAAGGAAGCCACCCGGGTTCAGGAAGGCCTGGACGCGGTGGCGGTGCTGGACGAGGCCGAGGCGGTGGCCCTGCTGTCGGCGGACCTGGACGCGCAGACGCCCGTGTTCGTGGGCGTGGAGGAGATGGCGCTGCGGCTGGTGCGCCACCCGCTGCTGGCGCTCAAGGGCACGGAGGTGGTGCCCAACGACGTGGTGCTCTCCGGTCAGGCCCGGGCCCTGGTGGTCTCCGGCCCCAACGCGGGCGGCAAGACGGTCACCCTGACGGCCGTGGGCCTGTGCTCCCTGATGCTGCGCTGCGGCCTGCCCATCCCCGTGGCGGACGGCTCCCGGATGCCGCTCTACCGCTCGGTGCACTCCACCGTGGGCGATGCGCAGGACCTCTCCCAGGGGCTCTCCACCTTCAGCGCGCACGTGGTGATGCTGCGCGACATCGCCGCGGCGGTCGGCAAGGACTCCCTGGTCCTCATCGACGAGATCGCCGCGGACACGGACCCGCGCGAGGGCGCGGCCATCGCCATCGCCGTGCTGGAAGAGCTGCTGGACAAGGGCGCGGTGGTGCTGGTGACGACGCACCTGGAGGAGCTCAAGGCCCTGGCCCACATGGATCCGCGCTTCTTGAACGCGCGGGTGGGCTTCGACGCGAAGCGGATGGCGCCCACGTACCGGTTGCAGCTGGGCGCCTCGGGCGCCTCCTCGGCCATCGACGTAGCCGCCCGCATGGGGCTGCCGGAGCGCATCTGCCAGCGCGCGCGAGATCTCTCCCTGAACGCGGGAGGCCCGCTGGCCAAGGCCCTGGCCGCGGCCGAGGAGGAGCGGCGCAAGCTCAACGAGGAGCTGGACCGGGCGAAGGCGGCGGCCGAGGCTGCGGAGAAGCTGCGCAAGGAGCTCGAGGCGCAGAAGCTGGCCTTCGAGCGCGATCGCAAAGAGAAGATGATGCGCTTCAACGAGGACGTCGAGGCGGCCAGCGAGCACGCGGCGGCCGAGGTGCGCGATCTGCTGCAAAAGCTCCGGGCACAGTCCAACGAGAAGGCGGCCCAGGAAGCCCGCGTGGCATTGCAGCAGCGGGCCGAGGAGGCAGGCAAGCGCGCCAAGGAAGCCCGCGCGGAGCTGTACCAAGTCGTGGCTCCGGCACCGCCGACGCTCAAGGTGGGCGCGTGGGTGCGGCACTCGGGATTCGACAAGGACGTGGAGATTCTCGAGCTGAACGGCGATGAGGCCCTGGTGGCGGCGGGCATCCTGAAGATGCGCGTGCCCACCTCGGAGCTGTCGGGCTCTCGGACGGCGAAACCGCAGCAGAAGTTCCCGGAGCGAAACCGCCACGAAGCCGCGATGAAGAAGGCCTCGGCGGCGGCACCAGCGGAAGTGCAAGCGACGAACTTCCGCTGCGACGTGCGCGGCATGAGGACAGACGATGCGCTGGCGGAGATGGAGCGGTTCTTTGATCAGGGCATGCGCAGCGGCGAGGAGGCCGCCCTCATCATCCACGGCCACGGCACCGGGGCGCTGAAGCAAGCCATCCGCGACTACCTGACGAACTCGCCTTACGTCCGCATGTTCCGGCCCGGAGAGAGCCATGAAGGCGGTGACGGCGTGACGGTCGTCGCGCTGAGGGCATGA
- a CDS encoding exo-beta-N-acetylmuramidase NamZ family protein, giving the protein MTKVKTGLDVWVEQGFSALKGRRVGAIVNPTSVDSRFHHLADLLRNAPGVTLAALFGPEHGIRGEAQYMVAVGEAKDRRTGVPVHSLYGSTFESLSPRQEWLSGLDALVFDIQDVGSRYYTYVYTMALAMKAAAQARVPFYVLDRPNPLGGVALEGNLVGEGYRSFVGLYPLPNRHGMTAGELARLFNAEFGIGCELTVVPCEGWRREMYWSDTGLPFLPPSPNMPTPDTALVYPGMCLGEGTNVSEGRGTCRPFEQFGAPWLDAEALVARLDRERLPGVAFRPVGFTPTFDKFRGESCSGAFIHVTDRATFQPLRTGIAIFQAVRDVGEGQFAWRADAYEFVEDVPAFDLLCGTDQVRRGIEAGWPLSKLLEGFSAQTETFEKQRAPYLLYT; this is encoded by the coding sequence GTGACGAAGGTGAAGACGGGACTGGACGTGTGGGTGGAGCAGGGCTTCTCCGCGCTCAAGGGGCGGCGGGTGGGGGCCATTGTCAATCCCACGAGCGTGGACTCACGCTTCCACCACCTGGCGGACCTGCTGAGAAACGCCCCGGGCGTGACGTTGGCGGCGCTCTTCGGCCCAGAGCACGGCATCCGGGGCGAGGCCCAGTACATGGTGGCCGTGGGAGAGGCCAAGGACCGCCGGACCGGCGTTCCGGTGCACAGCCTCTACGGCTCGACCTTCGAGTCGCTGTCGCCGCGCCAGGAGTGGCTCTCGGGCCTGGATGCCCTCGTCTTCGACATTCAGGATGTCGGCAGCCGCTACTACACCTACGTCTACACCATGGCCCTGGCGATGAAGGCGGCGGCCCAGGCGCGGGTGCCCTTCTACGTGCTGGACCGGCCCAACCCCCTGGGCGGCGTGGCCCTCGAGGGCAACCTCGTGGGAGAGGGCTATCGCTCCTTCGTGGGGCTCTACCCCCTGCCCAACCGCCACGGCATGACGGCGGGCGAGCTGGCCCGGCTCTTCAACGCGGAGTTCGGCATCGGCTGCGAGTTGACGGTGGTTCCGTGCGAGGGGTGGCGCCGCGAGATGTACTGGTCCGACACGGGGCTGCCCTTCCTGCCGCCCTCGCCCAACATGCCCACCCCGGACACGGCGCTCGTCTACCCGGGCATGTGCCTGGGGGAGGGGACCAATGTCTCCGAGGGCCGTGGCACGTGCCGCCCCTTCGAGCAGTTCGGCGCGCCGTGGCTGGACGCCGAGGCGCTGGTGGCCCGTCTGGACCGGGAGCGCCTGCCAGGCGTGGCCTTCCGCCCCGTGGGGTTTACCCCTACCTTCGATAAGTTCCGCGGGGAATCCTGCAGTGGCGCCTTCATCCACGTCACGGACCGGGCCACCTTCCAGCCCCTCCGCACGGGCATCGCCATCTTCCAGGCGGTGCGGGACGTGGGCGAGGGCCAGTTCGCCTGGCGCGCGGATGCCTATGAGTTCGTGGAGGATGTGCCCGCCTTCGATCTGCTCTGCGGCACGGATCAGGTGCGCCGGGGCATCGAGGCCGGTTGGCCGCTGAGCAAGCTCCTGGAAGGCTTCTCCGCGCAGACAGAGACCTTCGAGAAGCAACGCGCCCCCTATTTGCTGTACACTTGA
- a CDS encoding tetratricopeptide repeat protein — protein sequence MVWLILAGVLAGAMDVSASRGLTEALAREEAGDTAGALAAMESLINASPRWELPRLEAARLLLKLGGGLDRAEAHLEAVSVLAPANPRGHYLRGLLWEERGQPLRAANAYEEALRYRPSYEDARFRVAGLWFAQGDLLKAEMHYRLLIKARPEWVQVRILMAEVLEGQGRLEDAERELEAARQFQPDHVQVKRRLADLYERTGKPRLAEKLRATLVSPPPKRMRPLKPSRR from the coding sequence ATGGTGTGGCTTATCCTGGCCGGCGTTCTGGCGGGCGCCATGGACGTGTCCGCGAGCAGGGGCCTGACGGAGGCCCTCGCCCGGGAGGAGGCGGGGGACACCGCCGGTGCCCTCGCGGCCATGGAATCTCTCATTAACGCCTCGCCCCGCTGGGAGCTACCCCGGCTGGAGGCCGCGCGGTTGCTGCTCAAGCTGGGGGGAGGGCTGGACCGGGCGGAGGCGCACCTGGAGGCTGTCTCTGTCCTGGCCCCCGCGAACCCTCGGGGCCACTACCTGCGAGGCCTGTTGTGGGAGGAGCGGGGACAGCCGCTGCGTGCCGCCAATGCCTATGAGGAGGCGCTTCGCTACCGTCCCTCCTATGAAGATGCCCGGTTTCGCGTGGCCGGTCTCTGGTTCGCCCAGGGGGATCTGCTCAAAGCCGAAATGCACTACCGGCTCCTCATCAAGGCCCGGCCGGAGTGGGTGCAGGTGCGCATCCTGATGGCCGAGGTGCTGGAAGGGCAGGGGCGGCTCGAGGACGCGGAGCGAGAGTTGGAGGCAGCCCGGCAATTCCAGCCGGACCACGTCCAGGTGAAGCGGCGGCTGGCGGACCTCTACGAGCGGACGGGCAAGCCCCGGCTCGCCGAAAAGCTGAGGGCCACGCTCGTGTCCCCCCCCCCCAAGCGCATGCGTCCGCTCAAACCGTCCCGGCGCTAG
- a CDS encoding adenylate/guanylate cyclase domain-containing protein, whose amino-acid sequence MKTANLAIVFTDIKGFTERTSRQTHEQNERLLQTHHLLLAPIFKAFGGRILKSIGDAFLVTFESPTQAVLSGIAIQDRLWQYNRSAEEDSRLHVRVAVNVGEVRVESSDVFGEPVNIAARVEGITEAGEVFFTEAVYLAMNKAEVPSQEVGAFDLKGIPGKIRVFRVPKAPYRVEAPLLPAQPLAEPAGEGPPFGNIALSRVPETTGLPGPDLAATAAALGQHAAVLGQHAVVLGGRAKTLGGQLLEGASRSLSPLKARLNPDGRFHLPAGLTWRRVGLGLGALAVVLGVGVVAFGGSAAERALSDVEAAPAQQRGPLVAKARKLIEQEKNPGVQSYLYGRLEEAEGSWGDALRRYKAAIKAGEGDAEDRLIHLLEHPKCTVRVAAAGAVGELRLLSARGALKDLAASGGPDDEGGSGALSRLFNCDSRRAAKSALERLKDG is encoded by the coding sequence TTGAAGACCGCCAACCTCGCCATCGTCTTCACCGACATCAAGGGCTTTACCGAACGCACGAGCCGGCAGACCCACGAGCAGAACGAGCGCCTGCTCCAGACGCACCACTTGCTTCTGGCGCCGATCTTCAAGGCGTTTGGGGGCCGGATCCTGAAGTCCATTGGGGATGCCTTCCTCGTCACCTTCGAGTCCCCGACGCAGGCGGTGCTCAGCGGCATCGCCATCCAGGATCGCCTCTGGCAGTACAACCGCTCGGCCGAGGAGGATTCGCGGCTCCATGTGCGTGTGGCCGTCAACGTGGGCGAGGTTCGCGTCGAGTCCAGTGATGTCTTCGGCGAGCCGGTGAACATCGCCGCGCGCGTGGAAGGCATCACCGAGGCAGGCGAGGTGTTCTTCACGGAGGCCGTCTACCTGGCGATGAACAAGGCGGAGGTGCCCTCCCAGGAGGTGGGCGCCTTCGATCTCAAGGGGATTCCCGGGAAGATTCGCGTCTTCCGGGTGCCCAAGGCCCCCTACCGCGTGGAGGCGCCGCTGCTGCCCGCGCAACCCCTGGCGGAGCCCGCCGGCGAAGGTCCTCCCTTTGGGAACATCGCGCTCTCGCGCGTCCCGGAGACGACGGGGCTGCCGGGGCCGGATCTCGCCGCGACCGCCGCGGCGCTGGGGCAGCACGCCGCGGTGCTGGGGCAGCATGCCGTGGTCCTGGGCGGACGCGCGAAGACCCTGGGGGGGCAACTCCTGGAAGGGGCTTCGCGCAGCCTCTCTCCCCTGAAGGCCCGGCTGAACCCGGACGGACGGTTCCACCTGCCCGCCGGGCTCACCTGGCGGCGCGTGGGGCTGGGCCTCGGGGCGCTGGCGGTGGTGCTGGGCGTGGGGGTGGTGGCCTTCGGTGGCAGTGCCGCGGAGCGGGCCCTCTCCGATGTCGAGGCGGCTCCCGCCCAGCAGCGGGGCCCCCTGGTGGCCAAGGCCCGCAAGCTGATCGAACAGGAAAAGAACCCTGGGGTGCAGAGCTACCTGTACGGACGCCTGGAGGAGGCGGAAGGCTCCTGGGGGGACGCGCTGCGCCGGTACAAGGCGGCCATCAAGGCGGGGGAGGGAGATGCCGAGGACCGGCTCATCCACCTGCTGGAGCACCCCAAGTGCACCGTGCGTGTGGCGGCGGCGGGAGCGGTGGGCGAGCTCCGGCTGCTCAGCGCGCGGGGGGCGTTGAAGGATCTCGCGGCCTCGGGTGGACCGGATGACGAGGGCGGCTCGGGGGCGTTGAGCCGCTTGTTCAACTGTGATTCCCGGCGCGCCGCGAAGAGCGCGCTGGAGCGGCTGAAGGATGGCTGA
- a CDS encoding NYN domain-containing protein, translated as MLSSGRPPAASYVIIDAENVDWAVSNVVGRKPEPQDRVQFDRLVSFCETHFPNPVRCVVVLNARGEQLPDAMIGFVRALKSAGCEVALLHGRSDQKVVDLGILKLLEAIRTQRPGAAVALASHDGADFAAALRPLLEEKRQVAILGLREHVSSRFRELVPSGLEILDLELNAKVFQRPLPRLLPVRVDEFDPALFL; from the coding sequence ATGCTTTCCTCTGGACGTCCTCCCGCTGCCTCCTATGTCATCATCGATGCCGAGAACGTCGATTGGGCTGTCTCCAATGTCGTAGGACGCAAGCCCGAGCCCCAGGATCGGGTGCAGTTCGACCGGCTGGTGTCCTTCTGTGAGACGCACTTCCCCAACCCCGTGCGCTGCGTGGTGGTGCTCAATGCCCGGGGCGAGCAGCTTCCCGATGCGATGATCGGCTTCGTGCGGGCCTTGAAGTCCGCCGGCTGCGAGGTGGCCCTCCTCCACGGCCGGAGTGATCAAAAGGTGGTGGATCTGGGCATCCTCAAGCTCCTGGAAGCCATCCGGACCCAGCGGCCCGGGGCCGCGGTCGCGCTCGCCAGCCACGACGGTGCCGACTTCGCCGCGGCGCTCCGTCCATTGCTCGAGGAGAAGCGGCAAGTGGCCATCCTCGGGCTGCGCGAGCACGTGAGCTCGCGCTTCCGGGAGCTCGTCCCCTCGGGGCTGGAGATCCTCGACCTGGAGCTGAACGCCAAGGTGTTCCAGCGCCCGCTGCCCCGGCTGCTGCCGGTTCGCGTGGACGAGTTCGATCCCGCGCTCTTCCTGTAA
- a CDS encoding ATP-binding protein: MNLLAPTMEAPSGTVALVFTDIQGSTLLWERCSTAMRTALELHDRILRTLLASSGGYEVKTQGDSFMVAFHSALEAVRWCLEVQEVLLSAPWPSELLEEPEAAEVIGPQGLLHRGLRVRMGVHVGEPELRINSRTGQVDYIGRMVNVAARVAEAGHGGQVLLSGMAWAQVAGMVDRLGRPSVRVLGSFRLKGIGEPLPLLEVLPVSLADRRFESLRVQEARRGNLPEEPGDIIGREEELECLRLWLVEGCRLITILGPGGMGKTRLATHFGSLQMGTRHWEGGVWWCDLTEAKTLEGFCHAVGQALGVQLTSGGAEEAPVDLLGRALGGRGPALVILDNLEHLTQLMPATLRRWLAMAPQVRFLVTSQESLRMAGERILDLAPMGLPDHRDTSLEAVSRSDAVRLFVRRAQAVRGAFELTAAEAPLVADIVRRLDGIALAIELAAARTALLGVRQLRERLSRRFELLNSGMRDAVARQATLRGAIDWSWSLLDMTEQVVLAQCSVFRGGFTLEAAEAVIALPRGGPDVLEVVQALRSKSLLRSDAAEGLSGELRLSMYESIREYASARLDETGLGAALVSRHAEHYLALARELRGPAKGGGVEALRRLTLERENLLSVCDYALKEWSPTLESVQRALEALVLLEPDVVTRGPLGLTLSRLDKALEQASSLTGELLLRAEALAVRGRIYLETGQLDAARRDLEAARRPFQQLGEVAREKRLLVDLSIVARHEGDVASAWALIQEARKLPSGGDRWLDAYALGNLGITEQVRSGPEAAIAHLHEALKLFQLVGDAAFEVLFLNNLASAIGESGRTMQAVGFLEEAFAKALGSGSRAGQAFARLNLGCYLLEADRPIEAVQHLEAVVELGRQLGLRIVEGCARGELGRACLNLGETEQARAHLMNATSLLTGVSRWHALRFSLHLAAVQAARGELSEARRGFSALGGTQEIRNDPVLRELAGLLYATVALAEARALPQEGLEAERRQADVLRRLDRARHVPSEGASSDLRGWWKLLEQELGLDIPEMEMSRTPLV, encoded by the coding sequence ATGAACCTTCTCGCACCCACCATGGAGGCGCCTTCCGGCACGGTCGCCCTCGTCTTCACCGACATCCAGGGCTCCACCCTGCTGTGGGAGCGGTGCAGCACGGCCATGCGCACGGCGCTGGAGTTGCATGACCGGATTTTGCGGACCTTGCTGGCCTCCAGTGGCGGCTATGAGGTGAAGACGCAGGGCGACTCGTTCATGGTGGCCTTTCACTCGGCGCTGGAGGCGGTGCGCTGGTGCCTGGAGGTTCAGGAAGTCCTGCTGAGCGCGCCCTGGCCCTCGGAGCTGCTGGAAGAGCCCGAGGCGGCGGAAGTGATTGGCCCTCAGGGGCTGCTGCACCGGGGGTTGCGCGTGCGCATGGGCGTGCACGTGGGCGAGCCCGAGCTGCGCATCAACTCCCGCACGGGCCAGGTGGACTACATCGGCCGCATGGTGAACGTGGCGGCCCGCGTGGCGGAGGCCGGCCACGGCGGACAGGTGCTGCTGAGCGGGATGGCCTGGGCGCAGGTGGCGGGCATGGTGGACCGTCTGGGGCGGCCCTCGGTGCGCGTGCTGGGCTCGTTCCGGCTCAAGGGCATTGGTGAGCCGCTGCCCCTGTTGGAGGTGCTGCCCGTCTCGCTGGCGGACCGCCGGTTCGAGTCCTTGCGCGTCCAGGAGGCGCGGCGAGGCAACCTCCCCGAGGAACCGGGAGACATCATCGGCCGCGAGGAGGAACTGGAGTGTCTGCGCCTGTGGCTGGTGGAGGGCTGTCGGCTCATCACCATCCTGGGGCCTGGCGGGATGGGCAAGACGCGGCTGGCGACCCACTTCGGCAGCCTTCAGATGGGCACACGCCACTGGGAGGGCGGCGTCTGGTGGTGTGACTTGACCGAGGCGAAGACGCTGGAGGGCTTCTGTCACGCCGTGGGCCAGGCGCTCGGGGTGCAGCTGACCAGTGGGGGCGCGGAAGAGGCCCCGGTGGATCTGCTGGGCCGCGCGTTGGGAGGCCGGGGGCCTGCCCTGGTCATCCTCGACAACCTGGAGCACCTCACCCAGCTCATGCCCGCGACGCTCCGGCGCTGGCTGGCGATGGCGCCGCAGGTTCGCTTTCTCGTCACCTCCCAGGAGTCGCTGCGGATGGCCGGGGAGCGCATCCTGGATCTGGCGCCCATGGGGTTGCCCGACCACCGGGATACCTCGCTGGAGGCGGTGTCCCGCTCGGACGCGGTGCGCCTGTTCGTCCGGCGGGCCCAGGCGGTCCGGGGCGCCTTCGAGCTGACGGCGGCGGAGGCCCCGCTGGTGGCGGACATCGTCCGAAGGCTGGACGGGATCGCGCTGGCCATCGAGCTGGCCGCCGCGCGCACGGCCTTGCTGGGGGTGCGGCAGCTTCGCGAGCGCCTCTCGCGGCGGTTCGAGCTGTTGAACAGCGGCATGCGCGACGCGGTGGCGCGGCAGGCAACGCTTCGGGGGGCGATCGACTGGTCCTGGAGCCTGCTGGACATGACCGAGCAGGTGGTCCTGGCGCAGTGCTCGGTGTTTCGCGGAGGCTTCACCCTGGAGGCGGCCGAGGCGGTCATCGCGCTTCCCCGCGGTGGGCCCGATGTGCTGGAGGTGGTTCAGGCCCTGAGATCGAAGTCGCTCCTGCGCTCGGACGCCGCCGAGGGGCTGTCAGGCGAGCTGCGCCTGAGCATGTACGAGAGCATCCGCGAGTATGCCTCCGCCCGCCTGGATGAGACGGGGCTCGGAGCGGCGCTGGTGTCGCGCCACGCGGAGCACTACCTGGCGCTGGCGCGGGAGCTCCGGGGGCCCGCGAAAGGCGGGGGCGTGGAGGCCCTGCGCCGGTTGACGCTCGAGCGGGAGAACCTGCTGTCCGTCTGTGACTACGCGCTCAAGGAGTGGTCGCCCACGCTGGAGTCGGTGCAGCGCGCGCTGGAGGCGCTGGTGCTGCTCGAGCCCGATGTCGTCACCCGGGGGCCGTTGGGGCTCACGCTGTCCCGGCTGGACAAGGCGTTGGAGCAGGCCTCCTCGTTGACCGGGGAGCTGCTGCTCCGGGCCGAGGCCCTGGCGGTGCGCGGGCGGATCTACCTGGAGACGGGTCAGCTCGATGCGGCCCGGAGGGATCTCGAGGCGGCGCGCAGGCCCTTCCAGCAGTTGGGCGAAGTGGCCCGGGAGAAGCGGCTCCTCGTGGACCTGTCGATCGTGGCCCGGCACGAAGGGGATGTGGCGTCCGCGTGGGCGTTGATCCAGGAGGCGCGCAAGCTGCCCTCTGGGGGAGACCGCTGGCTGGATGCGTACGCGCTCGGCAACCTCGGAATCACCGAGCAGGTGCGCAGTGGGCCCGAGGCGGCCATCGCCCATTTGCACGAGGCGCTGAAGCTGTTCCAGCTCGTCGGGGACGCGGCGTTCGAGGTGCTGTTCCTCAACAACCTGGCCTCCGCCATTGGCGAGTCCGGCAGGACGATGCAGGCGGTGGGCTTCTTGGAGGAGGCGTTCGCCAAGGCCCTGGGCTCGGGCAGCCGCGCGGGACAGGCCTTCGCGCGGCTGAACCTGGGCTGCTACCTGCTGGAGGCGGACAGGCCCATCGAGGCGGTTCAACACCTGGAAGCGGTGGTGGAGCTGGGGCGGCAGCTCGGTCTGCGCATCGTGGAGGGGTGCGCCCGGGGCGAGTTGGGCCGTGCGTGCCTCAACCTCGGGGAGACGGAGCAAGCGCGGGCCCATCTGATGAATGCCACCTCGCTTCTGACCGGAGTGTCGCGGTGGCACGCGCTGCGCTTCTCGCTGCACCTGGCGGCGGTGCAGGCCGCGCGGGGGGAGCTGTCGGAGGCCCGGCGAGGCTTCTCGGCCCTGGGCGGCACGCAGGAGATCCGCAATGATCCCGTGCTGCGCGAGCTGGCGGGCTTGCTCTACGCGACGGTGGCTCTGGCCGAAGCGCGGGCGCTGCCCCAGGAGGGACTGGAGGCGGAGCGGCGTCAGGCCGATGTTCTGCGGCGCCTGGATCGAGCACGGCACGTGCCCTCGGAAGGCGCCTCTTCGGACCTGCGTGGCTGGTGGAAATTGCTGGAGCAGGAGCTGGGCCTGGACATCCCCGAGATGGAGATGTCCAGGACGCCGCTGGTGTAG